From one Phocaeicola salanitronis DSM 18170 genomic stretch:
- a CDS encoding YjbH domain-containing protein — translation MNSYLNGFLFCIAFLLSGSLLSLSAQEYGGITGMIHVPTAEMAPEGEARIGVFFLNGEFLPDRIAYQGTKYNTTNHFLAITPFPWIELSYVCTLLKGEDNKGEVGYNMKDRHFAVKLRPLKEGKWWPAIAIGAQDPGRSVPDNGDYAYFQNFYLAASKHLAWKGHEWGVHLAYRYYRSDFNIKWRGIAGGITYRPSFAKNFRAIVEYTGNDINIGVDCLLWRHLFLQASLQDGRHFTGGACFKINLLGKKKTVRKEKDVY, via the coding sequence ATGAATAGTTACTTAAACGGTTTCCTTTTTTGCATTGCATTTTTATTGTCGGGAAGTTTGCTTTCGTTGTCGGCACAAGAATATGGAGGAATCACAGGCATGATTCATGTGCCTACGGCAGAAATGGCACCGGAAGGGGAAGCCCGTATCGGTGTGTTTTTTCTGAATGGGGAATTCTTGCCTGACCGTATTGCTTATCAAGGTACGAAGTATAATACGACAAACCATTTCCTCGCCATTACACCTTTTCCGTGGATAGAATTGTCGTATGTATGCACTCTCCTGAAAGGAGAAGACAATAAGGGTGAAGTAGGCTATAACATGAAGGACCGGCATTTCGCCGTGAAACTCCGTCCGCTGAAAGAAGGCAAGTGGTGGCCTGCCATAGCCATAGGGGCACAAGACCCGGGGCGTTCGGTGCCTGATAATGGAGACTATGCTTATTTTCAGAACTTTTATCTGGCAGCGAGCAAACATCTGGCATGGAAAGGGCATGAATGGGGAGTGCATCTGGCTTACCGGTATTACCGTTCGGACTTTAATATAAAATGGCGGGGAATAGCCGGAGGCATTACTTACCGCCCTTCGTTTGCAAAAAACTTCAGGGCAATAGTGGAATATACCGGAAACGATATAAATATAGGAGTGGACTGCCTGTTGTGGAGGCATCTGTTCTTGCAGGCAAGCCTGCAGGATGGGAGGCATTTTACAGGAGGGGCTTGCTTTAAAATCAATCTCTTGGGTAAGAAGAAAACGGTCCGCAAAGAAAAAGATGTGTATTGA
- a CDS encoding ATP-binding protein: MYHKRLIDGYLKEWAERDTHKPVLLRGARQVGKSTAVRNLSKQFEYFVEINFEKQPDYKAFFKNNLDVKRITAQLAAVYGTPVIAGKTLLFFDEVQSCPEAIMALRFFKEDMPDLHIIAAGSLLEFALAELPTFGVGRIHSMFMYPMTFDEFLEANGEDLLLQARNDATSDNPLPQPLHDKLIELMRIYMLVGGMPEVVDKWVSTHDFIQCQEVQDDIIVSYEDDFPKYRKKVDPMLLRYTLRNAAVQATKKFVYTQVGGGFKINEVKKALEMLVLAGILIPVTHTDANGLPFGSEADFSYRKMLLLDTGLMLRLLNMTLGDVTEITTHVLTANATDLVNKGAMAEQIAGLELLRYQSPNIRHDLFYWVRLSRNSQAEIDYLIAHGQEVVPIEVKAGVQGGMKSLWMFMREKHLSKAVRCSLENFGAFDNVDAEADNAVRHVCICPLYAISMMRALI; this comes from the coding sequence ATGTATCACAAACGACTTATAGACGGTTATCTGAAGGAATGGGCTGAACGGGATACACACAAGCCTGTTTTGTTGCGTGGAGCACGTCAAGTGGGAAAATCTACGGCAGTACGCAATTTGAGTAAACAGTTTGAATATTTTGTAGAAATAAACTTTGAGAAACAGCCTGATTACAAGGCGTTTTTTAAAAATAACCTTGACGTTAAACGTATCACAGCCCAGCTTGCCGCAGTGTATGGAACGCCGGTTATAGCGGGTAAAACACTTTTATTCTTTGATGAGGTGCAAAGTTGTCCGGAAGCTATTATGGCACTGCGCTTCTTTAAAGAAGATATGCCGGATTTGCACATCATAGCCGCAGGTTCGTTGTTGGAGTTCGCATTGGCTGAATTGCCTACTTTTGGCGTGGGGCGCATACATTCCATGTTTATGTATCCGATGACTTTTGATGAGTTTTTAGAAGCGAACGGAGAAGATTTGCTATTGCAAGCGCGAAATGATGCCACATCCGACAATCCATTGCCCCAACCGTTGCATGACAAACTGATTGAGTTGATGCGAATCTATATGCTTGTGGGAGGCATGCCGGAAGTGGTGGACAAATGGGTATCTACGCACGATTTCATACAATGCCAAGAAGTACAAGACGACATTATAGTGAGTTATGAAGATGATTTTCCCAAATATCGGAAGAAAGTAGACCCGATGCTTCTCCGCTATACCTTGCGTAATGCGGCCGTACAGGCGACCAAAAAATTTGTTTATACGCAAGTGGGAGGAGGGTTCAAGATAAACGAAGTGAAGAAGGCCCTTGAAATGCTGGTACTGGCCGGTATTCTGATACCGGTGACACATACGGATGCTAACGGACTACCTTTTGGTAGTGAAGCGGATTTTTCTTATCGGAAAATGTTGTTGCTCGACACTGGTCTGATGCTTAGGTTACTTAATATGACTTTGGGGGATGTAACTGAAATTACTACACACGTACTGACAGCCAATGCTACGGATTTAGTAAACAAGGGAGCTATGGCCGAGCAAATAGCCGGTTTGGAACTATTGCGCTATCAAAGTCCGAATATCCGACATGATTTGTTCTACTGGGTACGTTTGTCGCGGAATTCACAAGCGGAAATCGATTATTTGATAGCTCATGGACAAGAGGTGGTGCCCATAGAGGTAAAAGCGGGTGTACAAGGTGGAATGAAAAGTTTATGGATGTTCATGCGTGAAAAGCATCTGTCGAAAGCAGTGAGATGTTCGTTGGAAAATTTTGGCGCATTTGACAATGTGGATGCAGAAGCAGACAATGCCGTCAGGCACGTGTGCATCTGTCCCTTGTATGCCATATCAATGATGCGCGCGCTCATTTAG
- a CDS encoding acyltransferase — MNWELINKLRRFARTSWFKSLYLNFVMLPFKQAIRIPIIVSKYTYFYSLSGRIELTSPPSFGMIRFGYFGEDVITPKDARTLLQIEGIMKLASNVHFGCGVVIRVEPDAVLDIETNVRVSNRTKIICYDNIKICHDTRIAWECQLIDTTFHYMRNMNDNSVTELTKLIVVGAHNWIGNRCNIMKGAVIPNYTIVAAGSLCNKHYDFPQYSLIAGTPAKLIKTGIYRCLDKEEAEIRASLK, encoded by the coding sequence ATGAACTGGGAACTAATTAATAAGCTCCGCCGTTTTGCACGGACATCTTGGTTTAAGTCATTGTACCTGAATTTTGTAATGCTACCTTTTAAACAGGCAATTAGAATACCAATTATTGTGTCAAAATACACTTATTTCTATTCTCTTTCTGGCAGGATAGAACTCACATCTCCACCGAGCTTTGGCATGATTCGGTTCGGTTATTTTGGAGAGGATGTTATTACGCCAAAAGATGCTCGAACTCTTTTGCAAATAGAAGGTATAATGAAACTTGCATCGAATGTTCATTTTGGATGTGGAGTGGTTATCAGGGTAGAACCTGATGCGGTGTTAGATATAGAAACTAATGTAAGAGTTAGTAACCGCACTAAGATTATTTGTTATGACAACATTAAAATTTGCCATGATACGAGAATAGCTTGGGAGTGTCAACTTATTGATACCACATTTCATTATATGCGTAACATGAATGATAATTCTGTAACAGAATTGACAAAACTTATTGTAGTGGGTGCGCATAACTGGATTGGCAATAGGTGCAATATAATGAAGGGTGCTGTAATTCCCAATTATACGATTGTCGCTGCAGGCAGTTTGTGCAACAAACACTATGACTTCCCTCAGTATAGTTTGATTGCTGGGACACCTGCAAAATTAATAAAAACCGGTATATATCGTTGTCTTGATAAAGAGGAAGCCGAAATTAGAGCATCTTTAAAATGA
- a CDS encoding LbetaH domain-containing protein, giving the protein MTETIIDLSKYHNALSRRNQVVRMLWTIVWGVFARPLPRSVGSGWKRFLLRLFGAKIDRTAIVYSSAKVYYPANLIMERYACLASDVDCYNVAPVHIGANTTVSQGAYLCTASHDITNPLNPLVTAPIVIEDQAWVAAGAFVGMGVTIGQGAVVGARAAVFKDVDAWTVVGGNPAKFIKKRIIKDIV; this is encoded by the coding sequence ATGACTGAAACAATAATCGACTTGTCCAAGTATCACAACGCATTGAGCCGCCGGAATCAGGTAGTGAGGATGTTGTGGACCATTGTGTGGGGTGTCTTTGCCCGTCCTCTGCCACGTAGTGTAGGGAGCGGTTGGAAGCGTTTTCTATTGCGTCTGTTCGGAGCGAAGATTGACCGGACTGCTATTGTGTATTCGTCGGCAAAAGTGTATTATCCTGCCAACCTCATTATGGAACGGTATGCCTGTCTTGCCTCGGACGTGGACTGCTACAATGTGGCTCCTGTCCATATAGGGGCAAACACGACTGTTTCGCAAGGTGCTTATCTATGCACGGCAAGCCATGATATCACCAATCCGTTGAATCCTCTTGTCACTGCACCGATTGTTATAGAAGACCAGGCTTGGGTAGCTGCCGGAGCTTTTGTAGGGATGGGTGTGACGATAGGGCAGGGAGCAGTGGTCGGTGCACGGGCTGCAGTATTCAAAGATGTGGATGCTTGGACGGTAGTTGGAGGGAATCCGGCTAAGTTTATCAAGAAAAGAATTATTAAAGATATCGTATGA
- a CDS encoding glycosyltransferase: protein MKILQTIAGFGAHSGGTSTCTYDLLSAMRVIGCDVDLMTIQSTDLMGKGEAWIKALPNDAITPYGYSRNMNRFLKQNDYDLYHTNGMWMHCNHATCVTARKKDKPYIITPHGMLYPQALARSAWKKKILLNFGGVNQDLRLADCIHCTCKEEMMHYRNLGYKNPVAVIPNPVPVPSFVNDLIHERYIKRIGFLGRLHPRKNVESLLDAWISLGIAVKDARLVIMGKGEPQYEQMLKERVRQHGLKNVEFAGFVTGREKFERLASLTALCVPSDFENFGMIVTEALSVGTPVIASLGTPWEELNTEHCGYWVKNDVPTLAGTIADVLSLSAEEIARMGENGKRLVQAKYKDTQVALMMKQLYEWMLNGREKPDFVYE, encoded by the coding sequence ATGAAAATTCTTCAAACAATCGCAGGTTTCGGTGCACATAGCGGTGGAACATCCACTTGTACATACGATTTGCTTTCAGCAATGCGTGTAATTGGGTGTGATGTAGATTTAATGACCATCCAGTCAACAGACCTAATGGGTAAAGGTGAGGCATGGATAAAAGCATTGCCTAATGATGCTATTACTCCATACGGATATTCTCGAAATATGAATCGCTTTTTGAAACAAAACGATTACGACCTTTATCATACCAATGGTATGTGGATGCATTGTAATCACGCAACTTGTGTGACAGCTCGCAAAAAGGACAAACCTTATATCATCACACCGCATGGGATGCTATATCCGCAAGCTTTGGCTCGTTCGGCATGGAAAAAGAAAATCTTACTGAATTTTGGTGGTGTCAATCAAGACTTGCGCTTGGCTGATTGCATTCACTGCACATGCAAGGAAGAAATGATGCATTATCGCAATTTAGGATATAAAAATCCTGTGGCTGTCATTCCTAATCCGGTACCTGTCCCATCATTTGTAAATGATTTAATCCACGAACGTTATATAAAAAGAATCGGCTTTTTAGGACGATTGCATCCACGGAAGAATGTAGAAAGTCTATTGGATGCATGGATTTCATTAGGTATAGCAGTAAAAGACGCTCGGCTGGTTATTATGGGAAAGGGAGAGCCGCAATATGAACAAATGTTGAAAGAACGTGTGCGGCAGCATGGATTGAAAAATGTAGAGTTTGCCGGTTTCGTTACAGGACGAGAGAAGTTTGAACGACTGGCTTCATTGACAGCCTTATGTGTGCCGAGTGATTTTGAAAATTTCGGTATGATTGTGACCGAAGCCCTTTCTGTGGGTACTCCGGTTATTGCCAGTCTGGGTACGCCATGGGAAGAACTGAATACGGAACATTGCGGTTATTGGGTAAAGAATGATGTTCCGACATTGGCTGGAACGATTGCAGATGTTCTGTCCTTATCGGCAGAAGAGATTGCTCGTATGGGGGAAAATGGGAAACGGTTGGTACAGGCAAAGTATAAGGATACACAAGTGGCACTGATGATGAAGCAACTGTATGAATGGATGCTGAACGGGAGAGAAAAGCCAGATTTTGTGTATGAATAA
- a CDS encoding carboxypeptidase-like regulatory domain-containing protein: MKQFVKLGMFAFLGVAFATSFVGCSDDDPDYSSVTPPEVAVSHSISGRVTGMDGKGIVATVSMNGTSMQTGADGVFQFERVEAGSYTLTAEAEGKQSRETVVTVSASGSGANAVWNVALPNAGTTVEIDADGGAEASVTSETIEGNAQGAVTVDVTVAESTLPEGSSIVITPIYSMDEAAERSRANEEVMLIGTNVETTDADATLEQPIALAYDVEPEMAEAVRARKYENGQWTDAEYTVENGRVTVMADQFTSYSLTLDADVSSSSSSVALDFGQGLWDNLYGSGDMSVASASFSYHIGMEITSSGTDRITAYLIEILARMAGASVSTAIGNYPIGVTLPIGTALQISGTQQVTLWTVSALGHSASGRQYGDMSISAQAYNREHNGGTN; this comes from the coding sequence ATGAAACAATTTGTAAAGTTGGGAATGTTCGCATTCCTTGGTGTGGCTTTCGCCACAAGTTTTGTTGGATGTAGTGATGACGATCCGGATTACAGCAGTGTAACACCGCCGGAAGTAGCCGTATCTCATAGTATCAGTGGCCGGGTGACGGGCATGGACGGTAAAGGGATTGTGGCGACTGTAAGCATGAACGGGACTTCTATGCAAACCGGTGCGGACGGTGTATTCCAATTTGAACGTGTGGAAGCCGGAAGTTATACGCTGACAGCTGAAGCGGAAGGAAAGCAATCGAGAGAAACGGTTGTTACGGTATCGGCAAGCGGAAGCGGAGCCAATGCGGTATGGAACGTAGCGTTGCCCAATGCCGGTACGACCGTTGAAATCGATGCCGATGGAGGTGCGGAAGCAAGCGTGACTTCGGAAACGATTGAAGGGAATGCGCAAGGTGCCGTGACGGTAGATGTGACCGTGGCTGAATCGACATTGCCGGAAGGCAGCTCGATTGTGATTACTCCTATTTACAGTATGGATGAGGCTGCAGAAAGGTCGCGTGCAAACGAGGAGGTGATGCTGATTGGTACGAATGTAGAAACTACGGATGCGGATGCCACTCTGGAGCAGCCTATCGCTTTGGCGTATGATGTAGAACCGGAAATGGCAGAGGCGGTAAGGGCACGGAAGTATGAAAACGGACAATGGACGGATGCTGAATATACTGTGGAGAACGGTCGGGTAACTGTTATGGCTGACCAGTTTACGTCTTATTCATTGACCTTGGATGCGGATGTATCTTCTTCTTCCAGTTCAGTCGCTTTGGATTTTGGACAAGGCTTGTGGGATAACCTGTATGGGAGCGGGGATATGTCGGTGGCTTCTGCTTCTTTCTCATACCACATCGGTATGGAAATCACTTCATCGGGTACTGACCGGATTACGGCTTATTTGATAGAAATATTAGCCAGAATGGCAGGCGCTTCTGTCTCTACGGCTATAGGCAATTATCCGATTGGCGTGACTCTGCCCATCGGTACGGCTTTGCAAATTAGCGGTACGCAGCAAGTAACGCTTTGGACCGTTTCTGCATTGGGGCATTCGGCATCGGGCAGACAATATGGAGATATGTCTATATCTGCTCAGGCTTATAACCGGGAACACAATGGAGGAACCAATTAA
- a CDS encoding glycosyltransferase family 2 protein — protein sequence MLDLSVIILTYNEEMHIRRCLENVVPIAKDVFIIDSFSTDATLDIAKEFANVHILQNKWENNYARQFNWGLEHANVTTRWVLRLDADEYLLPELVQELQEKLPSLPDDVTGIIFNRRHIFMDKWMKRGIYPVKLLRVFRYGKGMCEQRLMDEHIQLTEGRAVEFEHDFCDHNLNNLSWFCHKHVNYAIREAVDLLDIELDLTGAAETDENKQISTQAKAKRMKKHQYAKQPLFWRSFAYFCYRYFLKGACLDGKVGFIWTFLQGWWYRTLVDAKIYEIKKACGNDKEKIRGYLKEVYNIQL from the coding sequence ATGCTTGATCTTTCAGTCATTATCCTCACTTACAATGAGGAAATGCACATCCGTCGGTGTTTGGAAAATGTTGTGCCGATAGCCAAGGATGTCTTTATCATTGACAGCTTTTCCACTGACGCAACACTCGACATTGCCAAAGAGTTCGCCAATGTACATATCCTGCAAAACAAGTGGGAAAACAATTATGCCAGACAGTTTAATTGGGGTCTGGAACATGCAAATGTTACTACCCGATGGGTGTTGCGGTTGGATGCCGATGAATATTTGCTTCCCGAGCTGGTACAAGAATTGCAAGAGAAGTTGCCTTCGTTGCCCGATGATGTGACCGGCATCATTTTCAACCGCCGGCATATCTTTATGGACAAATGGATGAAGAGGGGCATTTATCCTGTAAAACTATTGAGGGTGTTCCGCTATGGAAAAGGTATGTGTGAGCAACGGCTGATGGACGAGCATATCCAGTTGACTGAAGGACGTGCTGTAGAATTTGAGCATGATTTCTGCGACCATAACCTGAATAATCTTTCCTGGTTTTGCCATAAGCACGTAAACTATGCGATTCGCGAAGCTGTAGACTTGCTGGATATAGAATTGGACCTGACGGGGGCTGCAGAAACGGACGAAAACAAGCAAATCAGTACGCAAGCCAAAGCCAAGCGGATGAAAAAGCACCAATATGCAAAGCAGCCTTTGTTTTGGCGGTCGTTCGCTTATTTCTGTTACCGCTATTTCTTGAAAGGTGCATGTCTGGATGGCAAAGTGGGTTTTATATGGACTTTCCTGCAAGGGTGGTGGTACCGCACACTGGTAGATGCCAAAATATATGAGATAAAGAAGGCTTGCGGAAACGATAAGGAGAAGATACGGGGGTATCTGAAAGAGGTATATAACATTCAATTATGA
- a CDS encoding DapH/DapD/GlmU-related protein has translation MMIFNPIQTNAMPLKDKLKNMVWRIVNKTLFRFTPPYLSLFRKWRVLLVRLFGGQVDWNASLHPTAVIDYPWNLMMREKASLGEKCWVYAMAPISIGELTCIGKDVYLLTGSHDIEKSTFDLVTKPIKIGKGCWIATAATVLPGIAIGDYCVVAANSVVIKNVEACSVVGGNPAKFIKKRIIK, from the coding sequence ATGATGATTTTCAATCCTATACAGACTAATGCCATGCCGTTGAAAGATAAATTGAAGAATATGGTATGGAGAATCGTGAATAAAACTTTATTTAGATTTACCCCCCCCTATTTAAGTTTATTTAGGAAATGGAGGGTGCTTTTAGTGAGGCTTTTTGGAGGGCAGGTAGATTGGAATGCTTCGTTGCATCCTACAGCTGTTATTGATTATCCATGGAATCTGATGATGAGAGAGAAAGCATCATTAGGAGAAAAATGTTGGGTGTATGCAATGGCGCCGATAAGTATCGGAGAATTGACTTGTATCGGGAAAGATGTCTATTTGTTAACCGGAAGTCATGATATTGAAAAAAGCACGTTTGATTTGGTGACTAAACCTATTAAAATAGGAAAGGGGTGTTGGATTGCTACAGCAGCTACGGTCTTACCCGGTATAGCAATAGGTGATTATTGTGTGGTAGCAGCCAATTCTGTAGTAATAAAGAATGTAGAGGCTTGCAGTGTAGTCGGTGGTAATCCAGCCAAGTTTATTAAGAAACGTATTATCAAATAA
- the rimP gene encoding ribosome assembly cofactor RimP, whose product MIEKNVVTRIVEEWLDGKDYFLVDVSVSPDDKIVVEIDHADGVWIDDCVDLSRYIESRLSREDEDYELEVGSAGIGQPFKVLKQYQIYIGKEVEVMDNTGKKWKGVLADANEENFTVTMTVKVKPEGAKRPKLVEQNVTFTYDEIKYTKYLISFK is encoded by the coding sequence ATGATAGAAAAAAACGTGGTAACCCGGATTGTCGAGGAATGGCTGGACGGGAAAGATTATTTTCTGGTAGATGTCTCTGTAAGTCCGGATGACAAGATTGTAGTTGAAATCGACCATGCGGACGGCGTATGGATTGATGATTGTGTGGACTTGAGCCGGTACATCGAATCGAGACTGAGCCGGGAAGACGAGGATTATGAGCTGGAAGTCGGTTCGGCAGGAATCGGCCAGCCGTTTAAAGTGTTGAAACAATATCAAATCTACATCGGGAAAGAGGTAGAGGTGATGGACAATACCGGGAAGAAATGGAAAGGCGTGCTGGCGGATGCCAACGAGGAGAACTTTACCGTTACGATGACGGTAAAGGTGAAGCCTGAAGGGGCAAAACGTCCGAAGCTGGTAGAACAGAACGTGACTTTTACGTATGATGAAATAAAATACACCAAATACTTAATTAGCTTTAAATAA
- a CDS encoding glycosyltransferase family 2 protein, protein MKISIITATYNSGTTLRDTLESVLCQTYQDIECLVVDGASKDNTLDIVKSYETKFGGKLRYISEPDKGIYDAMNKGITMATGDVVGILNSDDFYTTDTILEQVAETMKAQPMIDAVYGDVHYVDEKDLSRSVRYYSSRLFKRSLMRFGFMPAHPSFYCRREVYERYGAFDVSYKVAADFENLLRLIFIHKIRTRYIPADFVTMRMGGASSSGLKSHRQIMKDHLRAMKQNGVFSNSLLLCFRYPYKVGEVVWARLTGRRV, encoded by the coding sequence ATGAAAATATCAATTATTACCGCTACTTATAATAGCGGCACTACGTTGCGTGATACATTGGAGAGTGTGTTGTGTCAGACTTACCAGGACATCGAATGCCTGGTTGTTGACGGAGCCTCGAAAGACAATACGCTGGATATCGTGAAAAGTTATGAAACGAAGTTCGGCGGGAAACTGAGATATATCAGCGAACCGGATAAAGGCATTTATGATGCCATGAACAAGGGGATAACGATGGCGACAGGCGATGTGGTGGGCATACTTAATTCGGATGACTTCTACACAACAGATACGATACTGGAACAGGTGGCGGAAACAATGAAGGCGCAACCGATGATAGACGCGGTATATGGCGATGTGCATTATGTGGACGAGAAAGATTTAAGCCGGAGCGTGCGTTATTATTCTTCGCGTTTATTCAAACGCAGCCTGATGCGGTTCGGGTTCATGCCGGCACATCCTTCGTTTTATTGCCGGAGGGAGGTATACGAAAGATACGGGGCGTTTGATGTCTCGTATAAAGTGGCTGCTGATTTTGAAAATTTGCTCCGGCTGATATTTATCCATAAAATCCGTACACGTTATATTCCGGCAGATTTTGTGACCATGCGTATGGGTGGAGCTTCTTCATCGGGACTGAAAAGCCACCGGCAAATCATGAAAGACCATTTGCGTGCCATGAAGCAGAACGGGGTATTCTCGAATAGTTTGCTGCTTTGCTTCCGTTATCCTTATAAGGTAGGGGAGGTGGTATGGGCACGATTGACAGGCAGACGGGTTTGA